In Eremothecium gossypii ATCC 10895 chromosome V, complete sequence, the genomic stretch TTCCTCATGCTGCTTCTGTTCAACTGTCTTAAAGTTCGGTGAATCGATGTCTATGAATACGCGTGACTCGATGTTCTTATCTGCAACTGGTGAAGACTGCCCAAGTGTTCCCTGACGCTTCAGCAGTTTCCCAGAAACGTGCGACGTACCTAGCAGCATGCTCGATCGCCGGCTGGCGAGGGATTCTGTAACATGTGCGTTCGACTGTCTGCGTTGCTGTTGCAGCGGTATGGCGATGTTAGATGAGCCCCCGCCTATCCGATCACCCTGATATGAAGACATGGTTCAAATCCTACGATGCTCTTTGCTCTTGGTTTTGGTTGCTGCGGCCAAATGTGACTTGCAGACTGACAAGCAGTGTATTCTTGCGTCGAGGAAGTCGCTTATTCTTACCACAATACCAGCCTATTGGCCAAGATGTCTTGACTTCGATTAGATAAGCAGTCTGTCTTCAGTGTATCACGATGAGAGTTATATCATGAGGCAACATGTCTCTAACCTATTACTTGGTTGTACTTCGGCTTGTGGACACGCGGCCGTTGTTCGAGTTTTCTCATTCGATGGAATTCGCAGCGATAAGATAAGGTACAATTAGATATCGTTAATTATTGACAGGGGCTATTGGTGTGCTGCGCAGTCAGTTAATGATCAATAAATGATCATGAATGCGCGGTATGACTTATGTAAACATTATTATGGGCAATAATGATATGCTTTAGAGCTTTGGTACAAATCATTGGAGCATGAAGTCAAAAATCTCTCCCATGTCAACGTAGCGGCGCCCGCACTGTGATAGGTACTTTTGTACCACCCCACGGTTCAGCTCTAATAGGTCCCTATTTTGCTCTGCAAGGGCAGCGACCTGGGAGGCGCTCAAAGGCTCTGTGGGCATGTCGGCATCGCCAGGGAGGTAGAGAGGCTTCAAGTCTCTGTTTTTGGTCTTAGTGACGTCAAAAAGAGAGTCGAAGTACAGTAACTGGTTGTACAGCTGCTTGTCAGAATAACGATAGTGCATAACACCTGTACAGGCTTCATTGAGGCAGCGCTTACCGAAGACGCTAAGCTGGCGTGTGACGGTGCCGCAGGTGGGGTCATCGCAGACCATCCAGGCAGCGTAGAAGAGAGAGATGTGTGCGCGTATGGCAAATTCAAGCTGTGAAGTTAGCTGCAGGGGGGCAAAGATATGGTTACATGCCTTGCATTGTAGGCCAGAGTAAGTGAACTGATAGTGGTTTGAAGCCACAATACCACCGAACGGGAACTTAGCCTGACAGCTGGGGCATGTCACGCGCATCGCCGTAGCATCCTTGAAGCGCTCCATGTCGCTGATAGTGGATTCGAGGGGTTGAAGCTCAGATCTATTCGAGGTAGAATCCTGCACATTATTAATGAAGCGCCTTCCATCAATTCCCAGCGCATTTCCCAGACGGACAACATCGAAACTTTCGATCTTCTGCAGAAGCCTTTCAACTGGAGCGAATATCTGCTTCTCCAAGTAATACATAGGATCCGGGACCAGACCGTTCGCTTTGTTCATCACTTCATGTAAGGGACGAGCGCGGTCTGCGGGATTCGACTGTTCAGATTCATCTGTGCCCTTAGTAACCACGAATGTAATAACTGTACCTGCGTTCACCACACGCCCTACGGCACGCATCTTCAATGCTACTTGGACAGCTGGCATGGTTTTCCCATTAGGGTATGACTTGGGATCTTTTGATAGTCTAGTATTGATTTTGAATTTATCAGCACGTATTTCATTGTTCTCAATCTTAGACTTTATGGTTTCCATATAGTCATACACGTTTTCAAGAGCACTTTCCGAATCCTGATCAGAGAGAATGGTATTGAGGACCTGTGTGGATACTTCTTTGGATAGCGGACAATATTCACGCCGTCTCATATCCAAGCCTTTGACTTCAAGGGAGGTTATCTCATTCCCAGCTTTGTCAAAGGATACATTTAGAGCTGCGTATTTCTTCTTGGCATGCAGCAGTAGCTTTTTAAAGACATTGTCAATATCAATTTCTAGAAGTCTGTATCTCTCGTTTACTAGTTTTTTGAAGTTCTCACCGATACTAAGGGCCTCTCTATAGTTATCGCAACCAGTGTCTATCATAACCGAGTCTGTATCTCCATATACTACTGCCAAACCGAGAGACTCGGCCAATTGTCTAGTGTTCATGAGAATCTCTCTGCCCTTGTTAGTAACTAACATAGCCAGCGGCTTCGCATAAAACCTACTGTTAACGTAACCAAGACATCCATACATGGAGTTCGCCGTTAGTTTAAGGGCCTGCTGTCTAATATCACATTCTGCCTTTTTATGGGCGTCAGTCTCTGCATTCATGAGTTTCTTTACCTCGCGACGGCGTTCGACTAGGTTGGCCAAAAGTCTAGGCAATACCCCAGGTTTAGCTTCGGTAGGGACTTGAGGTAGCTCGTCTATATCATGGGGATTTCTCTCAACAGTGGTAAAGCAGATATTGAACTCTTGAATAATGGAAGGGTACAGAGAATTGAAATCCATGACCAAAATGTAGTTTTTATGAAGCCCTTTATCTGGGTCAAAGACCAAACCTCCCTGGTATTTTGCCTTTTTGTTAGAATTTCTGGAATCAGTAGCGACATCTCCATCAGGAGTGTCGACATTTTGTTGTTGCCGAGCACTTCGCATTTGTCGCGACTCTTTATCAGGTAAAATGTAATTGTTCCGATAGAATTCATGGAGAAGAATAAACTCGTTTCTGCCTGCCCGGGTACCGCCTAACGTATGGCCCCAGGAGTTACCAGCGAGATTGGTCAGCTGTTTTGTCAGGGATAGAATTTGTATCCGGAATGCAATCTCGGCGGAAAAGCTGGAGTTTGTAATGGCCTCTCGCAGAGCTAATACCAGAAAATTAGCATCTTCGTGGTACCTCGAATCATTGAAGTTAATTTCCAACGGCTTGTACTCGCGCTGGCAGACTACCTGGTACATCTCACCTAGCTCCCAACTTTGGCACTTCGGAGTCAGTGATTGCCCCATTTCATTTGATATATCACAGAGCAAGCGTCCAGAGAAAATATCCCGTATATAGAATTGAGCCATGCTTGCGTTGTTTTTCCCAAATCTCTCCGGCCAAGATCGTCTTAGGCGCCTTCCGAAAGAACTAAATGTGGGTATCCTGAGTTGTAGCGCCCGATGGCATAAAACGTCCAGAGAAATATTTTCTAACCTATGCCCAATTAGAACATCAGGGTCGCTACGCTTCATCATAGCACAAAAACAGTTTAAAAGGACCTTCTCCGAATTAAATGTCCTAACAGTCCCTTGCAACTCCTTTCTACTTAAGACATTCAAGCCAGGTGGGAAACTTGATCCTTTAACTGGCCGCACTAGTGTAATAATATCAGAAGGCTTTAAATTTTCTTCTATGGGCGTATCCTGTGGAAGATCGTTATAATAGCACATACTAATGCTTACTATTTCTTGCTTGTTATCTTTCACATTCATAACTGTCTGTACCGATAGAGACACACATTTTAACTCGGGCGCAGGAAGCCTTTCTTGATGAGGTGAAATGTTCTGTGGGATGGAAATAAATACTTCACTGTCACAATGAGATGAATTCTTTATTTCGTTAAAGTCTCCTTGTTTTATAGATAACCAGCAGGGGCCAAGAATTCTTCTTTGTATGACAAAACTCTCAAATATACTAGAATTGCCTCCAAAGACATGGCAGAATGTATCTCCACAGAGATCCGAAGGAATAACGACATTTTTACACTTTGGAGTTTCATAGGGGAGTAAAACCTTCAAGTATTCTGCTTCTTTGGGAATATCTGCTAGTTCGAAAGCATACATCTTTTTCTCCGGTTTGGCCCGGATCGTAGAAAGTCCGTATTTGTCCATTAATAAAGGAATAATTTCTTCGTGGACTTCCAAAGCTGTTTTCCCCTCGCGTGGCAAGAAATATAGTTCCCTATAAATACCAGCTACTTGCACCATTGCGGAGATGTGCTTTCCGTTCAACGTCTTTATCTTGCCAAAGAGGAGCAAAGAGGTTTCCAACTCAGTGTAATCCAACCAGAACATGGAGAAAGAGTCTGTGGCCTGATCGACAATGTCTTCTTTTGAGTACTTATTATTGAAGTTATCGTACGATGGTGTTTCTGACCCTTTCAGCGGCGAGGTCATGGGCTGTAGATCTGGATCGGAATGCGGCAGATCGGTAGGCTTTGCGCCGATGGGGGAAGACACGCTCTTAAATTTTGCTCCAAAATTGACATGCCTACTTGCTGCCGCACTTCTGATAGCTCTTCTGCCAAGGTATACCTCATCATCTTCACTATCTTCATTATCCAAAAGCATATCAAGCTTGTTAACCTCGGTTTTCAATGGGGATGACCTAGTCGTAGCAGCAATAGGCGAAGTGTGTATATCGGCATCGTCGCTCGCTAGACTATTTACAGCAGGCAAAGCTCTCGCCTGTCTAGAGAGAGTCGGCGACGAGTCAATGGCCGCCATCGCGGTGTCAGACTTGATTCTTTTTGAAGAGATCTCCTCCCCATCATCGCCAGAGAGCCGTTTCTCCGAGGTGACGCGGGCGAGAGGTTTCACGGCGGTATGCACAACGCTGAATTCTTCTAAAATATCATCAAACGCGCTTTCATCCACCCTCTTAACCTTCTTCTGCTGCGGCACCGCGCGGCTTTTTTGCGCATTGGCCATCATTTCAATGAGGTCTCTCCGCCCGTCCTTCTTATTGCTTGCTTGTCGCTGCTGAGGGTCGTTCTCATCGCTGGACACATCCCCACGCGTGTCGGCCCACTCATCTAGGCCGTTATTGACATATCCTTGCCCGTCGTCGTCAACTACAAAGTCATCACGCAGTAGTTCGCGACGCCGTTGCTCCTGAAACTGCTCCTCACCCACTAAGTCGTACACGCGATTTTCATCATTGTA encodes the following:
- the POL1 gene encoding DNA-directed DNA polymerase alpha catalytic subunit POL1 (Syntenic homolog of Saccharomyces cerevisiae YNL102W (POL1)), yielding MAAKDKLELLKKLSAARTSKSSREVLDEELGYNDENRVYDLVGEEQFQEQRRRELLRDDFVVDDDGQGYVNNGLDEWADTRGDVSSDENDPQQRQASNKKDGRRDLIEMMANAQKSRAVPQQKKVKRVDESAFDDILEEFSVVHTAVKPLARVTSEKRLSGDDGEEISSKRIKSDTAMAAIDSSPTLSRQARALPAVNSLASDDADIHTSPIAATTRSSPLKTEVNKLDMLLDNEDSEDDEVYLGRRAIRSAAASRHVNFGAKFKSVSSPIGAKPTDLPHSDPDLQPMTSPLKGSETPSYDNFNNKYSKEDIVDQATDSFSMFWLDYTELETSLLLFGKIKTLNGKHISAMVQVAGIYRELYFLPREGKTALEVHEEIIPLLMDKYGLSTIRAKPEKKMYAFELADIPKEAEYLKVLLPYETPKCKNVVIPSDLCGDTFCHVFGGNSSIFESFVIQRRILGPCWLSIKQGDFNEIKNSSHCDSEVFISIPQNISPHQERLPAPELKCVSLSVQTVMNVKDNKQEIVSISMCYYNDLPQDTPIEENLKPSDIITLVRPVKGSSFPPGLNVLSRKELQGTVRTFNSEKVLLNCFCAMMKRSDPDVLIGHRLENISLDVLCHRALQLRIPTFSSFGRRLRRSWPERFGKNNASMAQFYIRDIFSGRLLCDISNEMGQSLTPKCQSWELGEMYQVVCQREYKPLEINFNDSRYHEDANFLVLALREAITNSSFSAEIAFRIQILSLTKQLTNLAGNSWGHTLGGTRAGRNEFILLHEFYRNNYILPDKESRQMRSARQQQNVDTPDGDVATDSRNSNKKAKYQGGLVFDPDKGLHKNYILVMDFNSLYPSIIQEFNICFTTVERNPHDIDELPQVPTEAKPGVLPRLLANLVERRREVKKLMNAETDAHKKAECDIRQQALKLTANSMYGCLGYVNSRFYAKPLAMLVTNKGREILMNTRQLAESLGLAVVYGDTDSVMIDTGCDNYREALSIGENFKKLVNERYRLLEIDIDNVFKKLLLHAKKKYAALNVSFDKAGNEITSLEVKGLDMRRREYCPLSKEVSTQVLNTILSDQDSESALENVYDYMETIKSKIENNEIRADKFKINTRLSKDPKSYPNGKTMPAVQVALKMRAVGRVVNAGTVITFVVTKGTDESEQSNPADRARPLHEVMNKANGLVPDPMYYLEKQIFAPVERLLQKIESFDVVRLGNALGIDGRRFINNVQDSTSNRSELQPLESTISDMERFKDATAMRVTCPSCQAKFPFGGIVASNHYQFTYSGLQCKACNHIFAPLQLTSQLEFAIRAHISLFYAAWMVCDDPTCGTVTRQLSVFGKRCLNEACTGVMHYRYSDKQLYNQLLYFDSLFDVTKTKNRDLKPLYLPGDADMPTEPLSASQVAALAEQNRDLLELNRGVVQKYLSQCGRRYVDMGEIFDFMLQ